The genomic stretch GGCCGTCTTCTCCGTCTTCGTGGCGCCACTGGTGCAGCGCCGCTTCGGTGCCACCGGGGCCCTGACCGCCTCCCTGCTGGGGCTCATGCTGATCTTGGTCGGCCTTGCGCTGGCCGCCGGCCATTCCATAGCTGTGATCGTGGTGCTGACCATCGCCTCCGGCGCGCTGCTGGGCATCAACAACACGCTCTTCACCGAGATGGCCATGTCCGTCTCGGATTCGCCCCGGCCTGTGGCCAGCGCCGGCTACAACTTCGTGCGCTGGATGGGCGGGGCCCTGGCGCCGTTCCTGGCCGCCAAGATCGCCGAGCATTCCTCCGCCTCCGTCACCTTCCTGGTGGCCGCGGCCATGGTGCTGGTCAGCGCCTGTGTGATTCTTGGCGGGCGGAAGTTCCTGGTGGCCCACGAACCCGCCGGCGTGTAGCTTCCTCCCCGGCACCTTGGGCGGGCCGGCGGCGCAGGCTGCGTTCCGCCGTCGTGCACGGCACTATTCCCGCTCACGCGCTCAGCGAAACAGGTAGCCACGGTTTCTGCACTCACGTAGCGTAGAGACCATGGCTACAGTTGAAATCACCACTGAATCTTTTGGACCGACCATTGAGGGCAACGACATTGTGATCGTTGATTTTTGGGCGGGATGGTGCCAGCCCTGCCTGCGGTTTGCCCCCACGTTTGAAGCTGCCTCGGAAAAGCATTCCGACATTGTCTTCGGCAAGGTGGACACGGAGGCGCAGCAGCAGCTGGCCGCGGAAGCCAACATCACCTCCATCCCCACGCTCATGGCGTTCCGTGAAAAGGTCCTGGTCTTCGCCCAGCCCGGCGCGCTGAGCGGCACCCAGTTGGACTCCGTCATTGACGCCGTCAAGGCCCTGGACATGAAGGAAGTCCACGCGGCAGTCGCCGCCAAGCAGGAGGAAACCGCCGCAGAGTAGCCAGTACCCTGAACTCGCAGATATGGCCCCCACATCACTGATGTGGGGGCCATATCCGTATTTTTGCGGTGTCCCCGGTGGGGCCGGCCGCGGGTTCCGCTGTTAGAGGCGTTCCAGCTTGACCGGCTCGGCGAGCAGGGCGCTCAGGGACTCGTTGAGGTCCTGCACGGCGATGCCCTTGCTGTGCTTGTCGAGGTCTTCTTCGGAAGCCCACTGCTCGGTCAGCACAATCTTCTCTTCCGATTCCTCGGTGATTTCGTACTGGATGCAGCCGGGTTCCTCGACGACCTGCTCGATGGCAATGTCCAGGGCGAGCTTCACGCGGAAGAATTCGCCCTCGTTGGGGATGAAGGTGGCTTTTAGGTTGATGATCTCGCTCATGGAACAAGCCTACCGGGCGCGGCCGGTTCAGTGCCCGCGGTGGTCCTGGATGGTCATGCGCGGCCCGAACGAGGGCTTGCGGAATCCGCTCAGCTGCAGCATCCGCACCACGCGCTGCCGGTGCCCGCGCCACGGTTCCAGCAGCTCCAGCATGCCGGCATCATCCACAGGCCTCCCGGCCAGCGCCCAGCCCACATAGGCGGCCAGGTGGTAGTCGCCCACGGCAACCTGGTCGGCGTCGCCGTGCGTGCGCTGCGTGACTTCCGCAGCCGTCCATACCCCGATGCCGGGGATGGATTGCATTTTCCGTCCTGCCTCGTCCGCGGGGAGTTGGCCCAGCCGTTCCAGGCCCGACGCCGAGCGCAGCATCCGCTGCACCGTCGCCGAGCGCTGTGGTCCAACACCCGCCCTGTGCCATTCCCACGAGGGGATGGCGGCCCACTGCTCTGGTGTGGGCGCCACCCTCAAGTCTTCCGGCATGGTCGGATGGGCTCCGGTGCCGGGCGCGCGGGTGCCAAACTTCCGCAACAGCGTGGCGTAGCCCCGCTGGGCCTCAATCGCGGTGACCTTTTGCTCAAGGATGGCCGGCACCAGCGCGTCAACCACCCGCCCGGTGGAAGGCAGGCGCACTGCCGGGTTTCGCCGTCGTGCTTCCCGGATGCGGTGGGGGAGCGATGCGGCAAAGGCGGGGGAGTCAAAGTGGGACCAGTCGTCTTCGATGCCGAGCAGCGCCGGCGCACCGACCAGCGCGTGGTCCGCGCCGGGGCCCCAGACGCGGGCGTGCAGCTCGGCGCCGCGCTGGGTGATGCCCAGGGTGGCTGGGCCGGCGGGGGTGTTGAACGCCAGCCAGGCGGCGCCGGGTGAGAGGCGGATGGTGGTGTCGCCGGGGCCGCGGGCCAGGATGCCCAGTGTTTGGGGGAGCGAGTACGGGCCGCGGGCATCCCAGACCGCGGCGGGTGCGGTCAGGGCTGCGGCTGTCATGGTTCCATGGTCGCATGCGGAGCTGACATCGGGGCTTGGCGGAGAGGCAATGGGATGATAACTTAACGTTTATCGTTATTATCGATCAACGTTAAGGTGTGGGGCAGATGGTCTTTTCAACATGGTGGTCGTGGCTGCTGGTGATTCTTGTTCTTGGCACTGTAGCCATGATCCTGTTCGCCGGGCGCCGCGGCGTCAAGGCTCCCGGGGCGGTTGCCGGCCACGGCATGGTGCGGACCACCCGCCGGATTGCGTGGATCTTTGTGGCGGTTTCTGCCATCGCGGGGTTGGCCGAGATCATTCGCACCATCTGGCAGGACGTTGTCACGGTGAAGCTGCCCGTGCAGCAGTTTTGGCCCACTTTGCCAGACAACGTGACCATGGAGACGCCGCTGGCTCCTGTGGAATACGGCGGTTTCACCTGGGCAATGGTTGGTGTCAGCGGCCTCGAGCTGGATGCCAGGCTCATGTTGGCCGGCGCAGTGCTGTCACAGGTGGCCCTGGCCGTGGTTGTGGGCCTTACGGTGGTGCGGCTGTGCAGCAGCCTCCTTTGTGGCACGCTTTTCGCGCCACAACTCGTGCGCACCATGCAGCAATTGGCCGGTGTGACCTTGCTGGCGGGTATTGCGTGGCAGGTTTTTCAGATCATTGGAGGCTCAATCGCTTCTGAGCAAGTCCTTGGCGCCGCGGGATGGCGGCTCAGCAGCGAAACAATCACGTACACGGACATCCAAAGCATCATCGGCCTGCCCTCGGTCTCGTACGCGTGGGAATTTAACTTCTGGCCGGTCGGGGCCGCGCTGGCGCTCATAGTTCTGGCCGAACTGTTCCGCCAAGGCAACAAGGTGCAAAAAGACACCGCGGGGTTGGTCTAATGCCCGACGAAGAAGAATCCGGCATCCACTGCCGTCTCGACGAGCTCCTCG from Arthrobacter stackebrandtii encodes the following:
- a CDS encoding thioredoxin family protein, which translates into the protein MATVEITTESFGPTIEGNDIVIVDFWAGWCQPCLRFAPTFEAASEKHSDIVFGKVDTEAQQQLAAEANITSIPTLMAFREKVLVFAQPGALSGTQLDSVIDAVKALDMKEVHAAVAAKQEETAAE
- a CDS encoding putative quinol monooxygenase; protein product: MSEIINLKATFIPNEGEFFRVKLALDIAIEQVVEEPGCIQYEITEESEEKIVLTEQWASEEDLDKHSKGIAVQDLNESLSALLAEPVKLERL
- a CDS encoding DNA-3-methyladenine glycosylase family protein, translating into MTAAALTAPAAVWDARGPYSLPQTLGILARGPGDTTIRLSPGAAWLAFNTPAGPATLGITQRGAELHARVWGPGADHALVGAPALLGIEDDWSHFDSPAFAASLPHRIREARRRNPAVRLPSTGRVVDALVPAILEQKVTAIEAQRGYATLLRKFGTRAPGTGAHPTMPEDLRVAPTPEQWAAIPSWEWHRAGVGPQRSATVQRMLRSASGLERLGQLPADEAGRKMQSIPGIGVWTAAEVTQRTHGDADQVAVGDYHLAAYVGWALAGRPVDDAGMLELLEPWRGHRQRVVRMLQLSGFRKPSFGPRMTIQDHRGH